Below is a genomic region from Miscanthus floridulus cultivar M001 chromosome 1, ASM1932011v1, whole genome shotgun sequence.
TATACAATGGGAACATCGAGTGAGGAATCTGTTGCCATGGAAAAGGAGATACAAGATTTACAGGCACAGCTAAAGGTAAGGtttattcaaaaaaaaatctGCCTGTTTTATCTTATTTCACGCTTCTCTAATCATTACATCTAAACTAACAACACAGCATGAGTCACTGCTAAGGCAACAGGAGCAACAAAAATTGGCTGAAGAGTCCCAGCTGAGGCAACAAGAGCAAGAAAAACTAGCCAAAGAGCAAACCCGTGTTGCTTCTCTGGAGGCTGAAAAGCAACAATTGGAAGACCAAATTACTATGTTGACAAAGAAAGCTACAGGTATGGAGGATACATATACTTATGTTATTCTGCCTTTTATAATGTGAGGAAGAACAGTTCATGCTAGTAAACATGTAGCTTCACTCTACTTTCTAGCATGTGTTCTCTTCCATATTTATCATTCTGCAGTGTTTTTTATTACTTCACTGTCCATACGTAGCATTATTGCCACATGCTAAGTAGTTCTATCTTGTGACATCCAAAATTAAGCATGCTTGCTGACAACACTCTAGATATAATATTTGCTGAGAACTGCAACAACTTTGTCTTCAATGGTGCAAATCCAGTATCTCAATAGTGCTGCAAAGTTCACAGTTCACAAATGAATGCATCCTTTGGTGTGCTGCTGGAGCAAAAGGCCTCCAGGAGTTACTTGCCCGGGCATTCCATTAGGCTAGTGCTCTGGACTTATGGTCATCTTAGGTGTCTTTTGGGGGTTTCTTTAATCCCTTTTGCACTCTCTTCTTTCTTAATCAAATGATATATGCAATTTTCTTGCATGTTCGAGAAAAATATATTTGCATGGATTGTAGCCTTGAATTAAATATTTTCTTTCCATGCATAGGAGGCTTCTGAGTTTGCTGCACGCAAGGCATTTTCAATGGTAATGTATCTAACGAACTTTAAGATTGTTAACTTTGTTGATAAATTTTTTTGGCACGTATGCTGTATAACCCCCATGTTTTGGTATAGACAGCCAATATAGTTTACTATGCATTTCAACTGGCAATCTGGATGGTTGAAACACCTTCAGTCCTGATGGATTTGTCAAAACCTAAAAGAGTATTTAAGGGGCTGATTGAAATGGTTACTTGCATCTGTAGTGTTGTCTGTCCATGGTATTTTTTTCTAGCTTCACTAAGCTATTCACACAAACTGTACCTATCTACTGACCCAATTTTCATTATGACAGCAAGATAGGGAAAAACTTGAAAACCAGTTGCATGACATGGCTTTGATGATTGAGAGGCTAGAGGGGAGTCGTCAAAAACTGCTAATGGAGGTGCTTGATGCCGCTTTACTTTCTTTTTGAATTATACTAGTCTCAAATGTTGATTATTTTTTACCGTGTTAGACAGATTGATTCTCAATCGTCAGAAATAGAGAAACTGTTTGAGGAGAACTCGGCCTTATCTACTTCTTATCAAGAAGCCATGGCTATTACAGTTCAATGGGAAAACCAGGTGTGCTGTTGGCCTTCTTGGTCACTTCGTGCATCTATGTTACGCAACCCTTTGCATAAGAAATCTGCCTCTTGACTTAACATAAAATTTCAGGTTAGAGATTGTCTGAAGCAAAATGAAGAGCTCCGTTCTCACTTGGAGAAACTACGACTTGAACAAGCTAGCCTGTTGAAAGTAAGCAATATCGCTACCCAATCAGATGGGCAAATTGAAAACATTATCTCAAACCCACCAGAAATGGCCACTGAGAATATTTCTCTAAAGGTTAATCACTGGAGCTTTTTTTTGTTTAGATTATTGGTTATAGTCGATTGTAACTAAAATCATGCCATTAGTTTATTGTAATTTGTAACGTACATACTTTTCTTCATATAGGATCAGCTTATAAAAGAACAGAGCAGATCTGAGGGGTTGTCCGCAGAGATAATGAAACTTTCAGCTGAGCTTAGGAAAGCAGTCCAAGCACAGAATAACCTTGCACGCTTGTAAGTATACACTGCTACTGCTTATCTGCCCTAAGCCCACTTTGTTTCTGCTAGGTGAAATTAAACCATTGCCATCTCGTGCAGATACAGACCTGTATTAAGAAACATTGAGAGCAATCTGATGAAAATGAAACAAGAAACTTATGCGACGATCCAGTGATACATGTTGTGAAGCTCAATCCTCCTCTATACTGTGGCATGGGCACAAGCTCCACCTTACTGATTTGCGTTGTGAATGTATTGGTCTCATGCCATTTTCAAGCTGCTGGTGCAAAGCAGTTCTTTTGGTGGCCGCCATTCATAAGTAGAGTTCAGTCGAGATCGTTGTGCCTTATCATACTCTTGTATACCCGATTCCCACACTGGTTCATCTTGTAAACTGGGAGCAATTAAATGGAGAAAAAGATCGGTTCGACAAATTATTATTCCCTGCTCTCAATCCACAAATTGGGCTCAACAACTTTTCGGTCTTGTTTAATCCTGCCATTTGGCGAGTCCGCATGTTCAAGTTTGAGCGTTCGACGAGTCCGAATGTTCGAGTTTGAGCGTTAGACGAGTCCGCATATATGggctgtttgtttggatggaggCATATGGCAACACAGGCTCGTGCAGATGCATCCTGCCCCAGGCGGCACGCTCAGGCAAATATTTGAAGCCTTCGGAGCTGTTCTGCTGATGGTTTTTACGGCTGATAATCTGGCTAAACCTAatatgctgtgagagaaaaatactgtactatATGTATTAAGAGTGCTAATACATGCCCACGCTGTCTGGACGTGTGCATATACATCGTTAGGGGAGTCTGCGAGTAGGGCCGAAAGCGATAACGATAATTTCTGTTCACCGGGAATCGTTTTTGAAAAATTACCGACTTTTGCTCCTGAAGTGGTGACGGTAACCGAGAAAACAAAAATGAGAATGGTAAAACTATACGGTGATAATTTCTGTTCACCGGGAATCGTTTTTGAAAAATTACCGACTTTAGCTCCTAAATGGAAGTGGTGACGGTAACCGAGAAAACAAAAATGAGAATGGTAAAACTATACGGTTTTCGAAAAATACCGTAATCGGCCAGTATTCTACCGTCGATAATTACTGTATTCCAGGCAGGCTACAAGCTCACAACGCCAGCTTGCTGAGTGTTGAGCGCTCCCCTTGCCAGTCTTATCCCCACGCAAGAATCATGTTTCTTGCATTATTCCTCGTTTCTATCCTTTTTTAAGTCCAAGTATCGAACTAAGAACTTGGTTTGGTTACGAGTGTACCGGTACGTTCAAGTTTGTGAGTATCTAATATGTGTTACGTGGCTCTCAGCTTTATGCTCGTGAGATCTAACTCTTAAGTCCAGGTCTCTAGGACGTCGAACTTGTAGTTATGGGCGTATGGCTTTGTCACTTCTGGTTCTTTCGTATCAAGTATAACTATGTGTTATATAGCTATTGTCATGCGTTTGATGTGTTTATCGTATTTCAGATACCGCTTTGATGATTTTCGATCACTGTCGGTGCACTTTCGAACAAATAGTTTCGTTTCTGAAATTACCGGAATATCAACACCGTATTCGTTTCCGTCAATATCGTATCGATTTCATTTTCTGAGAAAATAATGTGAAAATAAAAGTGATTTAGCCTCCTACCTATCGTTTCCAACCTTTTCAACCCTATCCACGAGTTTGAGTGCAGGGCAAATACATTGGTCTTGTCTCGTAGGTGGCCTCATATAGTGCCAATTTTAAGACGATTTAATAGATAACATGTACCATGATTATTTTTTTTAAGTTGTCTTATAGTAACTCATAATTTCTTAATTTATATAAATAGAATAAAAGTAAATTTGTTAGTTGCATGATAACAACTCATACAATGATAGAATAATTGTCGCCTAGTTCTAAATTTTAGCTCATAAGATGATTGTTTCGCAAAACAACATCTTACTCTCTTCCCTCTCTTTCCTCCGCATCAACAACAATCCTACGTGACACTGCATAATCCGTGGCACTGCATAAGACGGCGTACGAGTTAGCATGTACCTGCCCTCACGTCCACGCTGTCCGGACGTGCGCATGTAGAGCCCAGGCTCAAAGCTAGGCGCTAGGGGAAACCAGCCCTAGATGCGCGTGCTGGCCGTTCGAGGTAGCGCACAAACTTTCCTTAGGTGCGAATTGGTTGTTACGCGAACTCAGGAGGCTATTTGCAGTCTGGCCCGGAGCCTGATGCAGCACAACGTTCCCTCTAAACGGTGCAAGGAAGCTATTACCATTTTTGCCTTGATTAGGAGCCTCCAGGCAAAACCATGCACAGGAGGGTTGTGCGCAAAATGCATGTAGAACCATAACAAGTTTGCCTTGCGGAACCAAGCAGAACCATTTGGCTTGCAGAGTCAAACGATTGCCTTGTTGAGAGGCACCCATGTAGCACCATAACAAAGGCAAGTGAATCGCAACAAGAACGtactaaaaaatgaagtcgttttgaacagcgacatgatctccaaaacataactttgactacttatttttataaagatatttatcaaaaagtgatatatgtaaactTTTGTGCaaatatttttcaagacaaatctatacatacggttttcacatttccaaactcaataATTTataagttattcatgatttatattcccaacgTTTGACCCAAGCCTTATCCAAAACGACTGCATTTTTTGGCATGGAGGGAGTACGAAATACTATTTGGCAGCTAATCTAGCCAACAGATCAAAATTCACGTCTAGAATTGTCTGACCGACAAACCAAGTAGTCAGCTACAGAAACGCCTTTTCATAGGTTGTCATCAAGCATCAGCACCTCCTTGAATGTTGCTCACCTCTTCATCCTAATTGATGTTTGACACCGCTATCGAAACTAGCACAACCATCCATATCCAAGAAACTGATAATACTGCCTCGGCCCAGTCCTTACCTCCGCACAAGTGACATGACTGCTTTTAAATAGTGAAACTTGCAAACAGAAACTCCTTGATGTTCAGAATTTTCCTGGCTGGAGAAGGAAATCGCCTCAGGTCAATTTGGCAACTTCATCCTTCCATAATCAATATATCTACAGCTACATAATTGTTCTGACACGCGGTAACAGGAAAGAGGAAAAAATTCAGGCACTTGCCATGAAGAGTTACTTCCAGACGAACAGTTAGGTATGATATTATTTGGTTTCTCTGGTAGTAGCCCAATGCTGCCCTCAAGCTTGGCGCCAGCATGCTGTTGTCACTATGCAGCCACAGGAGAGCCTACACAACATTAGTGTCATGAGCTAAAATGAAGTCACAAATCATTTCATAGGTCATGCAGGATACACAATTGATAGTATCAGTGGAGGAGCTTGCTCAGGATACACAACAATGAAATAACCAAGATACTAATCAACTAATTGACTTCAAATCTAGTCTATACAAAAGTGCACTAATCAAGGGTGGCCATGCCCCTTTTAGTCATAAAGAAAGCTCTGCCCCAGGATAGAATCAACTGTAATCCAGAAACAGAACATTCATGAGACTGGGAACCTCAGCCTAACAACACTAACGATCATTAACAGAGTGACTAGGCAATGCAAAAATAGGTCTTTCTTTTTCCAGATGATTAACATCTTCGATGGAGAAATTAACAAATTTCCCAGTTCCAGATGGCACAGTGCTAGACTTTCTTCATGTGGCACTTTCAGTAAAACTAGCAGGCAACCCCGCGCTTTGCGCGGGCAACAGTGGGGAAAAAAAGGCCGTAAAAAAAAGTCTGGTACTGTTCCTTAACGGGTCGAATACTGTTCATCGTAACCGGTTACTGTTCATGAAAACCGGTACTGTACACCTCACGTTTGCTGTGCCCGGAACAGTGTTTTGTGAGAGAGGTCGGAGATTTCCGATCGCACGCCTTTTATACTATTGTATAGATTATGACAACTGTTGTGTAGAACTAGTTCTTTGTACCTCAGCGGACCCAACTTTTCATGTAAATAGCAAAGCTAATTGTGCATATGTACTTGTCATTCCTTGCAGATTAAATCCATTTGTAGCTACAACATCGCACTAGAACAAGTAAATCAGACATCTATGATATTACAAACCGCAAATGTGACAAACAATACAATATAGAGAGAATTCCATGTGGCATCAAAAAAAGTTGCTCTCccatctctaccacaaaagaagtGTCTTTTCCTCTGGTACCATAATTCAAAGACCGATTTGCCTATGTGCTGTAGGCAGCTATTAGATTTCGTTTCCCCCAACCGCAGCCGCCCCAGCTAGCGCGAGTGCCCGTCGGCTACCTCTTCTCCGTCCATGCCGGGATGCGGTCACCCGCTGCTGCGGAGGATGAATCCCCCATACCCATTGCCTCCGGCTCCACAGAGCACATCTCCCCACCAATCCTGGTCAGCGCCTCCTCGCCCCTGCTGCTAGCTCTGCCAGCC
It encodes:
- the LOC136547950 gene encoding E3 ubiquitin-protein ligase BRE1-like — its product is MEAHASRGRRTLEEIRQKRAAERMQHALPIAASHVDSHGNQRAGAELLARVQELENGNTELEMENKIFLSKIAENEIEKDALVNRLNDLERNVVPSLKKTLNDISLEKDAAVVAKEDALAQLRSMKKRLKEAEEEQYRAEEDSASLRAQLNTLQQQVMGHSYSGYTMGTSSEESVAMEKEIQDLQAQLKHESLLRQQEQQKLAEESQLRQQEQEKLAKEQTRVASLEAEKQQLEDQITMLTKKATEEASEFAARKAFSMQDREKLENQLHDMALMIERLEGSRQKLLMEIDSQSSEIEKLFEENSALSTSYQEAMAITVQWENQVRDCLKQNEELRSHLEKLRLEQASLLKVSNIATQSDGQIENIISNPPEMATENISLKDQLIKEQSRSEGLSAEIMKLSAELRKAVQAQNNLARLYRPVLRNIESNLMKMKQETYATIQ